In one window of Nicotiana tabacum cultivar K326 chromosome 12, ASM71507v2, whole genome shotgun sequence DNA:
- the LOC107770830 gene encoding ABC transporter G family member 25: MPVSSKETTTMKTTTTVTTTLTEEDKTNKDSQFSPFLMSSSSYPITLKFMDVSYRIKLESKSSGGSNNLRKMFSSGPTSSSTDMENPTAMIHQERTILNGITGMVSPGEILAILGPSGSGKSTLLNGLAGRLQGHGYTGTILANNRKLSKPVLKRTGFVTQDDVLYPHLTVRETLIFCALLRLPNTLNRKDKIAVTDSVITELGLNKCEDTIIGNSFIRGVSGGERKRVSIAHEMLINPSLLILDEPTSGLDATAAYRLVSTLGSLAQKGKTIITSVHQPSSRVFQMFSSVLVLSEGRCLYFGKGNEAMNYFESVGFSPSFPMNPADFLLDLANGVCQFDGVSEKERPNVKQTLVSSYNNLLAPKVKAACLDTTSTVPKEITYNCSSYKRTCTSSLSNWFNQFSILLQRGLKERRHETFNYLRVFQVIAASLLAGSMWWHSDYRDIQDRLGLLFFISIFWGVFPSFNAVFAFPQERAIFVKERASGMYTLSSYFMARIVGDLPMDLILPTLFLAITYWMTGLKPQLLAFLLTLLVLLSYVIVSQGLGLALGALIMDAKQASTVVTVTMLAFVLTGGFYVHKVPACLAWIKYISTTFYCYRVLINVQYGEGKEISDMLGCSNQRIDRASCKFIEQDINGHIHPSASLGILLIMFVGYRLIAYLALRRIRA, encoded by the exons ATGCCTGTTTCAAGCAaagaaacaacaacaatgaagactacaacaacagtaacaacaacacTAACAGAAGAAGATAAAACAAACAAAGACTCTCAGTTTTCCCCTTTTCTCATGTCTTCCTCTTCTTATCCTATCACCCTTAAG TTCATGGACGTGAGTTATAGGATAAAACTTGAGAGCAAATCAAGTGGGGGAAGTAACAACTTAAGAAAGATGTTTTCAAGTGGCCCCACATCATCTTCAACCGATATGGAGAATCCAACAGCCATGATTCATCAAGAACGTACAATCTTGAATGGGATTACAGGAATGGTTTCACCGGGTGAAATCCTAGCCATTCTTGGACCATCAGGGAGCGGAAAATCAACGCTCCTAAATGGACTTGCAGGAAGACTCCAAGGACACGGCTACACCGGAACAATCCTCGCGAATAACCGGAAACTCAGCAAACCGGTCTTAAAACGAACCGGATTTGTCACACAAGACGACGTCCTTTACCCGCATTTGACGGTTCGAGAAACTCTAATTTTTTGCGCGCTGCTTCGGCTCCCTAACACGCTGAACCGGAAGGACAAAATCGCTGTGACCGACTCCGTCATCACCGAGTTAGGACTCAATAAATGTGAGGATACAATAATTGGGAACAGCTTCATACGTGGGGTCTCGGGTGGTGAAAGAAAACGAGTAAGCATAGCCCATGAAATGCTAATAAACCCGAGTTTACTCATACTGGATGAACCGACGTCCGGTTTAGACGCTACAGCGGCTTACCGGTTGGTTTCGACGCTAGGGTCCTTGGCGCAGAAGGGGAAGACCATAATTACGTCGGTTCACCAGCCGTCGAGCCGGGTTTTTCAAATGTTTAGCTCGGTTCTGGTTTTGTCGGAAGGGAGGTGTTTGTATTTTGGAAAAGGAAATGAAGCAATGAATTATTTCGAGTCGGTTGGATTTTCTCCATCTTTTCCCATGAATCCAGCGGATTTTCTCCTTGATCTCGCTAATG GGGTTTGCCAGTTTGATGGAGTAAGCGAGAAAGAAAGGCCTAATGTAAAACAAACCTTGGTATCCTCTTATAACAACTTGTTAGCTCCCAAGGTAAAAGCAGCTTGTTTGGATACAACAAGCACAGTTCCTAAAGAAATAACCTATAATTGTTCCAGTTACAAAAGGACTTGCACAAGTAGCTTGTCCAATTGGTTCAATCAATTCAGCATTCTCCTTCAAAGAGGGCTAAAAGAAAGAAGGCATGAAACCTTCAATTATTTGAGAGTTTTTCAAGTAATAGCAGCTTCTCTGTTAGCTGGTTCTATGTGGTGGCATTCTGACTACAGGGATATCCAGGACAGGCTTGGCCTCCTCTTCTTCATTTCCATTTTTTGGGGTGTTTTCCCATCGTTCAATGCTGTTTTCGCATTCCCTCAAGAACGTGCCATATTCGTGAAGGAAAGGGCTTCGGGTATGTACACACTCTCCTCCTATTTCATGGCACGAATCGTTGGAGATCTTCCCATGGACCTTATCTTGCCTACATTGTTCCTCGCCATAACGTATTGGATGACAGGTCTAAAGCCCCAACTCTTGGCATTCCTTTTGACACTACTCGTCCTGCTGAGCTATGTCATAGTTTCACAAGGCCTCGGCTTAGCCCTTGGCGCCTTGATCATGGATGCTAAACAAGCTTCAACTGTGGTCACTGTCACCATGCTAGCATTCGTTCTAACAGGAGGGTTCTACGTGCACAAAGTGCCAGCTTGCCTAGCTTGGATTAAGTACATCTCGACCACATTTTACTGTTATCGAGTACTTATTAATGTCCAGTATGGAGAAGGCAAGGAAATCTCAGACATGCTAGGCTGCTCAAATCAAAGAATTGATAGAGCTAGTTGCAAATTCATTGAACAAGATATCAATGGTCACATTCATCCATCCGCGAGCCTTGGCATCCTCTTGATAATGTTCGTGGGATATCGATTAATTGCTTACCTTGCATTGAGGAGAATTCGAGCCTAA